The DNA region TATTGTTTTCCCCCAACCTCAAAAAAACAAGCTGAGGGGTATATTTATGTGAAATAAAAGGTGTTGCTGACTTGATCAATATTTACTCTTGTGTACAAGGCACCCTTTATATGTCAAGTCTTTATGGTGCAATTTAGTGGTATTTTTTCATCCATCCTGTTCACCTTCAATTCATTTTTCAACAGGGGATTAAGGAACGTTGGTATTTCTGGACAATTGGAGATGTACTCAGGCCAGCAATCTGATCAATGTCCTAGTGCAAATAGTGGCAGAGAATTCTCCGAGGCAAATTGGAATACTGTCACAATGCATCAGAAGATGGGCTATAACAGTGGACCGTATGGATTTGGACCTTACAGTATGGGTTTAGAAGAAAGACCAGGATTGTATCAATCTTCATCTGGTTAGTTTTTTTTAATCATGTCCTAGGCAGCTTTCTGAAGGTGAAATTCTGTAGCTAATGGAAACAATGATAATCCCACAGGTACATTCAGTCAGAACATCCAAATGAGTGATGAGCATAGCGGGAGtgtgaagaagaggaaaggaatGGATGATTGCGTTGCGATGTTGCAAGTAAGATTTCTTGTTGGCCTCACTTCCTATCTAATCTAGATATGTAGTATTATGTCAATGGTTTTTTATGGTAATGACCGTTTGTATTGTAATTGTTGGCTATAGAATGCTGGTGATCAACAAACAGAAGGTTCTTCTCAGCCAGAAAGGAATTCATTGGAGGGGAACAGAAAGATTTCGCCCAAAATGCAAAGCAAGGAAGGTTCTTCTGATGGCGATGGTACTAAAGAGGATTATGTTCATGTCCGGGCAAAGCGAGGCCAAGCCACTAACAGCCACAGCCTTGCAGAAAGAGTAAACTTCTCTCTTGTGATAAGGAACTGCTAGTTCAGTTTGCTTTGTTCTCCTTACTCACGCTTGAAGTTGATGAAAATATGTGCAGCTGAGGAGAAAAAAGATAAGTGAGAGAATGAAGCTGCTTCAAGATCTTGTTCCTGGATGCAGTAAGGTAAGTTCTCTTTGGTTTAGTGCAAGCAACTTGTCAAAGACTCCTGTACTCCACACATTACAGCTTTCTTCCTAACAGATCACTGGCAAGGCAGTCATGCTTGATGAGATTATCAACTATGTGCAGTCATTGCAACGGCAAGTCGAGGTAGTGTTAGTGCATCTATAGTTTAGTTGATTTGGAGTATGTGTGGCATCTTGTTAGAATATAATCCACTATTGTAATACAATTTTAAACTTGCAGTTCTTGTCAATGAAACTAGCAACTGTCAACCCAGAGCTTGGTTTTGACATTGAGCAGATTCTATCCAAACAAGTAAATCCACTTGCCCGATCCGCTTATCATTGTACATCTCTCTAGATGCTGTTCTAGATATCATTTGTTA from Panicum hallii strain FIL2 chromosome 9, PHallii_v3.1, whole genome shotgun sequence includes:
- the LOC112876281 gene encoding transcription factor bHLH74-like, coding for MYSGQQSDQCPSANSGREFSEANWNTVTMHQKMGYNSGPYGFGPYSMGLEERPGLYQSSSGTFSQNIQMSDEHSGSVKKRKGMDDCVAMLQNAGDQQTEGSSQPERNSLEGNRKISPKMQSKEGSSDGDGTKEDYVHVRAKRGQATNSHSLAERLRRKKISERMKLLQDLVPGCSKITGKAVMLDEIINYVQSLQRQVEFLSMKLATVNPELGFDIEQILSKQMMLSQDRHFAFYGADAGSSSLASQFSQGIMQPEMMCNISNPADVLQGTIHDVSTMNQIPAMWEGLQNLPQMNFNLGVAADSSANNSGSMKIEQ